The following proteins are encoded in a genomic region of Pseudomonas sp. Os17:
- a CDS encoding XAC2610-related protein has translation MNVKKAILAALVTFVCVSIQAQSLRFNPDKESEVKLSWDGLSLNIDVKSNGNHKVSDFAFETDKKLHIALDDFNFDGVGDFAVWHTDDGMGTYRIFRVFIYDVKTIAFTEIFPSCGDEFINLVTDKKNRSLNSTYYEDNIPKQCVTSF, from the coding sequence ATGAATGTTAAAAAAGCAATTTTGGCGGCGCTAGTAACCTTTGTTTGCGTGTCTATTCAAGCGCAATCGCTAAGATTCAACCCCGACAAAGAAAGCGAAGTAAAGCTTTCGTGGGACGGATTAAGCTTGAATATAGATGTGAAGAGTAATGGGAATCATAAGGTAAGCGACTTTGCTTTTGAAACAGATAAGAAGCTACATATAGCGCTTGATGATTTCAATTTTGACGGAGTGGGGGATTTTGCTGTTTGGCATACTGATGATGGGATGGGTACTTACAGGATCTTTAGAGTGTTTATTTATGACGTTAAAACAATAGCCTTCACAGAGATCTTTCCAAGTTGTGGTGATGAATTTATCAATCTCGTGACTGATAAAAAAAACAGAAGTCTAAACAGTACCTACTATGAGGATAATATCCCAAAGCAGTGCGTTACTAGCTTCTGA